TGCGGGAAGCGCGCGTGAGGCGCGCGACACGCTCGGGCGGGCCGTCGGCGAGGCGATCGACTGCCTCGCCGAGCATTTAGCGACCCAGCGGCGCAGCGCCGCCTGATCAGGCCTCACGCCGCCGCCGACAACGGCTCCGACACGTCCTCGAGGCTCTTGCCCTCCGCCGCGACGCCCCAGACCGCCTCGAGAACGGCGGCGCCGATCATCAGCGCGGCGGCGAAGACGTAGCCCCAGAACAGCATCCACTTGTCGCCGGTGCCGATCAGCCAGCCAAAGGCGAGCGGGCCGGCGACGCCGCCGATCGCCGTGCCGAAGGCATAGAAGATCGCGATCGCCAACGCGCGGATCTCGACGGGGAACACCTCGGACACCGTGAGATAGGCGGCGCCGGCCGCCGACGAGGCGAAGAAGAAGATCGTCGACCAGGCGACGACCTGCTCGGTCGCCGTCAGCCGGCCGGTCGCAAACAGCCAGCCGGAGACGACCAGCAGCACGCCGGAGATCGCGTAGGTGAAAGCGATCATCGGCTTGCGGCCGATCTTGTCGAACAGCGGCCCCAGCACGAGCGGGCCGAAGGCGTTGCCGATCGCGAACGGCAGCATGTACCAGCCGGTGTTCTTCACCGCGACGTGGTAATAGGTGTCGAGCACCTGCGCGAAGGTGAAGAAGATCGCGTTGTAAAAGAACGCCTGCGCTGCCATCAGCGCCAGGCCGACGATCGCGCGGTCGCGGTTCTTCACGAAGATCGTCTTGAACACGATCGCGAGCGGCGTGTGGTCGCGCGCATGGATGGTCATCGGCTTCAGCTCGTCCGGCGACGCCACCTTGCCGCCGTGCTCCTTCATGTGAGCCTCGATGTCGCCCATCACCGCCTCGGCCTGCTTCTCGCGGCCGTGGATGACCAGCCAGCGCGGGCTCTCGGGGATGAAGGTGCGCAGGAAGATGATGCCGATCGAGAGCACCGAGCCAACGAAGAAGACCGACCGCCAGCCGTATTGCGCGGGGATGATCGCGGGATCGAGAAAGACCAGCGAGGCGGCGGCGCCGATCGCCCCGCCTATCCAGAACGAGCCGTTGATGGCGAGATCGGTGCGGCCGCGAAACCGGGCGGGGATGAATTCCTGGATCGTCGAGTTGACCGCCGAATATTCGCCGCCGATGCCGCCGCCGGTGAGGAACCGGAAGAGGCAGAAGCTCCACAGATTCCAGGAGAAGGCGGTGGCCGCCGTGGCCACGAGGTAGAGGCCGAGCGTGAAGAAGAACAGCACGCGCCGCCCGAGCCGATCCGTAGCCCAGCCGAACCCGAGGGCGCCGATCACCGCGCCCGCCAGGTAGAACGAGTTGGCGAGACCGATCTCGAAATCGCTGAAATGCAGCGAGTGGTCGGCCTTGAGCGCGCCGGAGATCAACCCGGCGAAGGTGACCTCCAGCCCGTCGAGGATCCAGGTGATCCCGAGCGCGGCGATGACGAGCGTGTGGAAGCGGCCCCATTCGAGCGCGTCGAGCCGCGCCGGCACTCGGGTCTTGATGGTCTGCTCCGCGACTTCCGTCATTCGTCCTCCCGCTTTTCAGGCCGGAAGACCACACCGGAAGGCCGAGCGCAATTCGCCCTCGCCATAAGACCGAGGCGCTCGTCTGGCGCCTCAGGGGAGAGACACCCCACCGCGGTCGTTGGACGTCAAATGAACAAGTAAGGACTGTTCGGAAAAGCGCGAGCTACAGCGGCCGCCACGCCGCGCGCGCCAGTCGAAACTGCGGCCGATTTCGGCTTTCGTCTATAGCTGGCGGCGCCGACCGGAGGGCAGCCGTTAGGTCACAAGAGGCCGTCGGTCCGATCGCGCAGCGCGTCCGCAAGGCTGACGGTGCCGGAGCCGCGGCGCGCTGGCTTCTGCTGGCTTTCATGCGGCGCCCAGCCGGCGAGCGAGACGATCTCGAAGGTCGCGCGGATGCGCCCATCCGCATCGGCGAAACGCGCCGCGTAGAGCTCCGCCGCGCGCAGGAACATGGCGCGCCTTGCCGGCCGGCGATCGCGCGCCACGAGCGTGCTCGTTGCGCCCATCGCCCGCAGGTCGGCCATCAGTGCGAAGAGGTTGTCGTAGCGGACGGTCAACGCCTCGGCATCCGCGACGGGCAGGGCGAAGCCGGCGCGCTGCAGCAGGCCGCCCATGTCGCGCACGTCGGCGAAGGGCGCGACGCGCGGGCTGGCGCCCCCGGTGATCTCCGCCTCGGCTTCGGTGAGCACGCTGCGCAGCTCATGCAAGGTTTGGCCACCGACGATTGCGCCGAGGAACAGGCCGTCCGCCACCAGCGCCCGCCGGATCTGCACGAGAGCGCCGGGCAGGTCGTTGGCCCCTTGCAGCGCGAGGGCGGAAACGACGAGATCGACGTGCCCCTCGGCCAGCGGCAACGCCTCGCCGCTGCCGACGACCTCGATCGATCCCGGCGCGCGAGCCGCCCCGGCAAGCGGCGCGACGCGAACGACGGTCGCAGCCGGATCGCGGGCCGCCAGCATCGCCGCGAGGTGCGGCCCCGGCGTCCCGACGTCGGCGATGCGGAGGAACGTCCGCTTGATCGTCGCCAGCCGCTCCGCGACTTCTTCGGCGGCGTAGGCGAGCAGGAAGTCCGCCGGCGCGCCGGTTGCCGAGGCGCGCGCGAGCCTGCGTCTTGCGAGGGCGGTGTCGAAGATCGCGGTCGGAGAGGTCATGCCCCTTCATATGGGGCCGGGGGCGGCGACCGAAGCGGCTCGTCGCGCCGCGCACGAAAACCGGCCGCCGAGAAAGGTCCCGGCGGCCGGTCGAGCGGCGCCGTGCTGCGGCCTAGAAGCTCACCTTCACGCCACCGTAGACCGAGAGCGGCTGGGCCACGGTGACGGCATCGGCATTGCCGCCGGGGCGGTCGTTGGCAGCGAGCGTTGGGCTGACGTTCGTCGCACTGGTCCCGGTGTCGTAGTAGGTGCCGTAGGTCGCGTAGCGGCGGTTGGTGACGTTGTTTATGATGCCGATCACCTGGATCGAGTTGGTGATCTGGTACGACGTGTGGAAGTTCAGCACGTTGTAGAAGGGCAGCTTCGGGTTCTGGTTGGCGTCGTCGCCGACGAAGTACTGGCTGCCGACGAGGATCGTGTCGGCGCCGAGGATCCACTTCGGCGTGACGTGATACTCGAGCCCGATCTTGCCGAGCTGGGAGGGGATGCCCGGGATTACGTCGCCGGGGCGCACGAAGATGTTACCGTTGGCGTTGGCCATCGGGTTGTTCGGCGAGGCGAACTTGGCGGCGAACTCGTAGCGCGCGTCGATGTAGGCGTAGTTGGCGTAGAACTCCCAGGGGCCGTGGTCGTACATCACGCCGGCCTCGACGCCCTGGCGCAGCGTCTCCGGCGCATTGACGAAGAAGCCCTGGCCCGAGAGAGCGCTCGGCTCGCTGACGATGTCGTTGTCGCTCTCGGTGCGGAAGTAGCCGGCCTTGTACGCGAGGCCGCCGCCGACGCTCGCCGGCAACGGCGCCAGGCCGCGGACGCCGCCTTCCCAGGTGTGCGACACGACCTGCTTCAGCGGCGGGTCCGACACCAGCGCCGTCTCGAGGATGCAGGGCTGGAACTTGTTCGAGCACTCGCTCTCGAGCGGCGTCGGCGCGCGGTTGGCCTCCGAGTAGCCGCCGTAGACGGTGAGCGCCGGCGAGAATGTGTAGGTCAGGCCGAACACCGGGTTGATGCGATCGTAGTTGTGCATCGAGTCGAGGTTGGCATTCGAGCCGCTGAGGTCGGTCAGCGAGATGTTGGCGACGTTGAAGCGCGCGCCGGCCGTCACCGCTAGGGCCTTCGTCACGTTGAACGTGTCGAGCGCGAAGACGCCGAAATAGGTGGCGTTCGACGAGACGAAGCTCGAGTTGAAGCCGACGTTGCCGCGCGTGTTGATGATGTCGCCGGCGCCGGGCACGCCGAAGAACTGGTTCTGGAAGGCGCTGTTCAGGAGGCCGAGCGATGTCGTCGACGAGAAGTGGGTATCCGAATTGTCGACGCTGGCGCCCGCGACGAAGTAGTTGTCGTGGCCGTAGTAGGTGTCCTTGTTGACGGCCTGCAGCTGCGCGCCTTCGCTCGTCGTGTGGGTGGCGGTCTGCGCCGTCGTGCCGTAGGCGGTGTCATCGGTGCGGCCGCGCAGCGAGGCGATCGGGTTGCCGGCCTGGTCGAGGAAGACGCGCTGGTTCTTCGTCGCGTTGGCCGGTGCGTTGTCGGCAGGCAGGCACAGCGTGCCGCGCAGGCGACCGCCGCAATCCTCGACATCGGCGTCGTTGCCGTCGACGTGGTACTGGTCGAACTGGCGGACGTAGAAATTCGAGCCGAGCGTCCAATGCTTGCCGACGTCGTAGCTCCCGGTCAGCTGGACGAGGCCGGCGGAGTTTTCCGTCGTCTGCGGCGACGTGAACACCGAGTTGTACTGCTTGTTGACCAGCACCTGCGGGGTCACGCCCTGCACGCCGAGGAGCGAGCGGCCATACTGGCCGATGAGGTGCATCTCCGAATCCTGCGACCTGTAGCCGAGGTCGGCGAGCACGCGCTGCGCGTTCTGCGCGCCGAACGGCCGGTAGCCGCCGTCGCGATAGCCGTCGAAGGCGACGTAGAACGAGTAGTTGCCGCTCTGCTTGCCGTACTCGCCGTAGCCGTTGACGCGGCCGTACGAGCCGCCGAGGATCGTGAAATCGCCGCCGTGGAAGTTGAAGCCGTTCTTCGTCGTGAAGTTGATCGCGCCGCCGAGCGCGTTGAGACCGAAGATCGGGTTGTTCGTGTAGATGTCGGAGCGCGCGATGGCGATCGGCGGGATCAGGTCGAGGTTGACGAGATCGCCGAAGGCTTCGTTGATGCGGACGCCGTTCTCGTAGACGGCGAGCCCCTGCGACGTGCCCGAGATGCGCGACACGTCGAAGCCGCGATAGAAGAGGTCGGGCGAGAGGTCGCTGCCGTCGACGTTGATGGCGATGGCGCCCGGGACGCGCGCGGTGATCGCGTCGGCGACCGACGGCTTGTACTGCACCTCGAAGTCGTGCGCCGTGACGGTCGAGACGTCGGCCGGCACCTTGTTGACGTCGAGCCCTGCGTTGGCGCTCGTCGGCACCGGCGTTTGCGAGATCTCGATCTCCGGCAGGTTGATGGTGCTCTGCGCACGCACCGCGCCGGCCGCCAGCGGCCCCGCCGCCAAGATCAGCGTGGCCCCCGCCACAGCCGTGCGCGTGTCGATCTTCATAAGTCCCCCAGGAGCGCCGCCGCTCGTCGGCCGCGCCCGCCTCCATATTTCCTCATTGTTTGCGCCGCGCCGACAAAAGCCAAGAGACAAAGCTCCATCGATGCAATGCTGTACGACAGCGTTGCACGAATGCTGCAAGTTTATGCCAGTCCTACAAGACTTCAGGAACATTCGTACTTTTCGATATAGGACTTTTTCCCGACTTCTTATTATTGAAACCCGCCTGAACCTGTCTGATGGCTGCTTTCTTCGCTTGCCGCCAGGCGTGCTAGCCTATCCCGCATGATGAAGGTCGAACGCAGCGGTCGGTCGCCTGCGCCTCGCGCATCGGCGCGGCGATGGGCGCGTGTGTCCGCGCGTGCCCTCGTCGATCTCGTCTACCCGCCGAGCTGCCTCGCCTGCCGCAAGGCGACCGCGGCGACCGACGCGCTCTGTCCCGCCTGCTGGTCGGCGATGCGCTTCATCGAGCGGCCGTTCTGCGAGCGGCTCGGGACCCCCTTCGCGGCCGACATGGGCGACGGGCTCGTGTCGCCGGAGGCGATCGCCGCCCCTCCAGTCTATGCGCGGGCGCGGGCCGTGGCGCGCTACGACGACGGCCCGGCGCGGCGCCTCGTGCAGCGGCTGAAGTATGGCGATCGGCTCGAGCTCGCCAAGACGATGGGCCAGTGGATGGCGCGAGCCGGCGACGAAATCCTCGTCGAAGCCGACGTGCTGGTGCCGATCCCGCTGCATCCGCGACGGCTTGCCTGGCGCCGCTTCAACCAGTCCGTGCTGCTGGCCGATGCCGTGTCGTTGACGTGCGGCGTGCCGGTCGATGTCGAGGCGCTGGTGCGCGTGAAGCCGACCCCGCCGCAGGTCGGCATGACCAAGAGCCAGCGGGCGCTCAACGTCGAGGGCGCCTTCAAGGTCAAGCCGGAGCGGGCGATCGGCGTGGACGGCCGCGCCGTCGTTCTGGTCGACGACGTGCTGACCTCGGGCGCCACGGTCAACGCCGCCTCGCGGGCGCTGCTGCGCGGCGGGGCGCGGCGGGTCGACGTGCTCGTCTTCGCCCGTGTCGTGCACGGTGCGTGACGCCGGGGTGACAGGCGGCCCGCGGATTGCCATATCCGTCCTGCCACACCGAGGAGAGCGCCTGACATGGCGATGCCGGAGATCACGATCTACACGACCATGTACTGCCCCTACTGCCTCGGGGCGAAGCGGCTGCTCGGCGAGAAGGGCGTTCCCTACAACGAGATCAAGGTCGACGGCGATCGCGAGGGTCGGGCCGCGATGACCGCGCGGGCCGGCGGCCTGACCAGCGTGCC
This Beijerinckiaceae bacterium RH AL1 DNA region includes the following protein-coding sequences:
- a CDS encoding MFS transporter (ID:RHAL1_00151;~source:Prodigal:2.6), with translation MTEVAEQTIKTRVPARLDALEWGRFHTLVIAALGITWILDGLEVTFAGLISGALKADHSLHFSDFEIGLANSFYLAGAVIGALGFGWATDRLGRRVLFFFTLGLYLVATAATAFSWNLWSFCLFRFLTGGGIGGEYSAVNSTIQEFIPARFRGRTDLAINGSFWIGGAIGAAASLVFLDPAIIPAQYGWRSVFFVGSVLSIGIIFLRTFIPESPRWLVIHGREKQAEAVMGDIEAHMKEHGGKVASPDELKPMTIHARDHTPLAIVFKTIFVKNRDRAIVGLALMAAQAFFYNAIFFTFAQVLDTYYHVAVKNTGWYMLPFAIGNAFGPLVLGPLFDKIGRKPMIAFTYAISGVLLVVSGWLFATGRLTATEQVVAWSTIFFFASSAAGAAYLTVSEVFPVEIRALAIAIFYAFGTAIGGVAGPLAFGWLIGTGDKWMLFWGYVFAAALMIGAAVLEAVWGVAAEGKSLEDVSEPLSAAA
- a CDS encoding Methyltransferase type 11 (ID:RHAL1_00152;~source:Prodigal:2.6), encoding MTSPTAIFDTALARRRLARASATGAPADFLLAYAAEEVAERLATIKRTFLRIADVGTPGPHLAAMLAARDPAATVVRVAPLAGAARAPGSIEVVGSGEALPLAEGHVDLVVSALALQGANDLPGALVQIRRALVADGLFLGAIVGGQTLHELRSVLTEAEAEITGGASPRVAPFADVRDMGGLLQRAGFALPVADAEALTVRYDNLFALMADLRAMGATSTLVARDRRPARRAMFLRAAELYAARFADADGRIRATFEIVSLAGWAPHESQQKPARRGSGTVSLADALRDRTDGLL
- a CDS encoding TonB-dependent receptor (ID:RHAL1_00153;~source:Prodigal:2.6), whose amino-acid sequence is MKIDTRTAVAGATLILAAGPLAAGAVRAQSTINLPEIEISQTPVPTSANAGLDVNKVPADVSTVTAHDFEVQYKPSVADAITARVPGAIAINVDGSDLSPDLFYRGFDVSRISGTSQGLAVYENGVRINEAFGDLVNLDLIPPIAIARSDIYTNNPIFGLNALGGAINFTTKNGFNFHGGDFTILGGSYGRVNGYGEYGKQSGNYSFYVAFDGYRDGGYRPFGAQNAQRVLADLGYRSQDSEMHLIGQYGRSLLGVQGVTPQVLVNKQYNSVFTSPQTTENSAGLVQLTGSYDVGKHWTLGSNFYVRQFDQYHVDGNDADVEDCGGRLRGTLCLPADNAPANATKNQRVFLDQAGNPIASLRGRTDDTAYGTTAQTATHTTSEGAQLQAVNKDTYYGHDNYFVAGASVDNSDTHFSSTTSLGLLNSAFQNQFFGVPGAGDIINTRGNVGFNSSFVSSNATYFGVFALDTFNVTKALAVTAGARFNVANISLTDLSGSNANLDSMHNYDRINPVFGLTYTFSPALTVYGGYSEANRAPTPLESECSNKFQPCILETALVSDPPLKQVVSHTWEGGVRGLAPLPASVGGGLAYKAGYFRTESDNDIVSEPSALSGQGFFVNAPETLRQGVEAGVMYDHGPWEFYANYAYIDARYEFAAKFASPNNPMANANGNIFVRPGDVIPGIPSQLGKIGLEYHVTPKWILGADTILVGSQYFVGDDANQNPKLPFYNVLNFHTSYQITNSIQVIGIINNVTNRRYATYGTYYDTGTSATNVSPTLAANDRPGGNADAVTVAQPLSVYGGVKVSF
- a CDS encoding Amidophosphoribosyltransferase (ID:RHAL1_00154;~source:Prodigal:2.6) — encoded protein: MSARALVDLVYPPSCLACRKATAATDALCPACWSAMRFIERPFCERLGTPFAADMGDGLVSPEAIAAPPVYARARAVARYDDGPARRLVQRLKYGDRLELAKTMGQWMARAGDEILVEADVLVPIPLHPRRLAWRRFNQSVLLADAVSLTCGVPVDVEALVRVKPTPPQVGMTKSQRALNVEGAFKVKPERAIGVDGRAVVLVDDVLTSGATVNAASRALLRGGARRVDVLVFARVVHGA
- the grx gene encoding Glutaredoxin (ID:RHAL1_00155;~source:Prodigal:2.6); amino-acid sequence: MAMPEITIYTTMYCPYCLGAKRLLGEKGVPYNEIKVDGDREGRAAMTARAGGLTSVPQIFIGGAHVGGCTELYALEQAGKLDAMLKGEAA